The Stieleria sp. JC731 genome has a segment encoding these proteins:
- a CDS encoding lipase family protein, with translation MSAGTFRSLLGKTFAAGIVLITSAVFGVGAANAQTKYYYPTFGKSYLPVVEDHAFDHFNSVDEGSDIVNRFLLAHLSMTVYNNTGLSEQDYDDYLDALYANHGVLEVQGFHDSNTGADGAIFVTEHAVIVACRGTSGSITNLADHYADLDRAIKLVKVDNTEVGVHRGFWNAATSVFPEVVSKVALEVSNGRRVWLTGHSLGGATASMLAFKLQYQSGIPVQGLMTYGAPRVGDTDFNKMIEQPKAGGRALTQSTQRFVLAGDVAATFWNDGNDIYKKKHVYHHFGKTHTIFKESGQYNFDYFSGELPMGYIPRTMIPYILTYGIHMEYESALFEETAGLLLAVADEEILEDLIALP, from the coding sequence TGGTGCCGCCAACGCACAGACCAAGTACTACTATCCGACATTTGGAAAGTCGTATTTGCCGGTCGTTGAGGACCACGCCTTTGACCATTTCAATTCGGTCGATGAAGGATCCGATATCGTCAATCGCTTTTTGCTCGCCCATCTAAGCATGACGGTTTACAACAATACAGGTTTAAGCGAACAGGATTACGACGACTATCTGGATGCCCTCTACGCCAACCACGGTGTTTTAGAGGTCCAAGGGTTTCACGATTCCAACACCGGTGCCGACGGAGCTATTTTCGTTACCGAACATGCTGTCATCGTCGCTTGCCGCGGCACCTCTGGCAGCATTACCAATCTTGCCGATCACTATGCGGATTTGGATCGAGCCATCAAGCTGGTCAAGGTTGACAATACCGAAGTCGGGGTGCATCGCGGATTCTGGAACGCCGCCACCAGTGTTTTTCCCGAAGTCGTCTCCAAAGTCGCTCTAGAAGTCAGCAACGGTCGACGAGTCTGGCTGACAGGTCACAGTCTCGGAGGCGCAACAGCCTCGATGTTGGCCTTCAAACTGCAATATCAATCGGGGATCCCCGTTCAAGGTCTAATGACCTACGGTGCTCCGCGTGTCGGCGATACGGATTTCAACAAGATGATCGAACAGCCGAAGGCTGGCGGACGAGCTCTGACCCAATCGACACAACGCTTTGTCCTTGCAGGAGACGTCGCGGCAACATTTTGGAACGACGGAAACGACATCTATAAAAAGAAGCACGTCTACCATCACTTCGGAAAGACGCACACGATTTTCAAAGAAAGCGGTCAATACAACTTCGACTACTTCAGCGGAGAGTTGCCGATGGGCTACATCCCACGCACGATGATTCCCTACATTCTGACCTACGGAATTCACATGGAATACGAATCGGCTCTTTTCGAAGAAACCGCAGGCCTGTTGTTGGCTGTCGCAGACGAAGAGATCCTCGAAGACCTTATCGCCCTGCCCTAA
- a CDS encoding alpha/beta hydrolase fold domain-containing protein, protein MILQREDGNGDGQVSKDEFKGPPRLFDRIDGNQDGVITKKEFDSQRRQRPGQPQTDSNSPERRGPSDVTVHRDVVFGTGGGRELKMHIVEPKESSSEALPAYVWIHGGGWMGGTKDGGVGKVTPMVRQGFVGATIEYRLTGEAPFPAQIEDCKCAIRFLRAHAKQYNIDPNRIAVGGSSAGGHLVALLGTSGGTKELEGDGGWEDQSSSVQAVVDFFGPTDFKLFVTAKGYERHNQEGSPESRLLGGGEVLPNTEGIKRVNPITYLDKDDPPYLIIHGTKDGTVPPNQSEALHEALDKAGVANKLHLIDGAGHGGPQFATPEVNRMVQDFLIKTIGKPQSK, encoded by the coding sequence ATGATTCTTCAACGAGAAGACGGAAATGGCGATGGTCAGGTTAGCAAAGATGAATTCAAGGGTCCGCCACGATTGTTCGACCGGATCGACGGGAACCAAGATGGCGTGATTACGAAGAAGGAATTCGACTCGCAACGACGTCAGCGCCCCGGTCAGCCACAAACCGACTCAAATTCGCCAGAACGTCGCGGACCATCAGATGTCACCGTTCACCGCGATGTTGTGTTTGGTACCGGCGGCGGACGCGAGCTTAAGATGCACATCGTTGAGCCCAAGGAAAGTTCTTCTGAAGCGCTGCCTGCCTACGTGTGGATTCACGGTGGTGGATGGATGGGAGGCACCAAGGACGGCGGAGTTGGCAAAGTAACACCGATGGTTCGCCAAGGCTTCGTGGGGGCAACCATCGAATATCGCCTTACAGGTGAAGCCCCCTTCCCTGCTCAGATCGAAGATTGCAAGTGCGCGATCCGATTTCTCCGAGCCCATGCAAAGCAGTACAACATCGATCCGAATCGAATCGCAGTCGGCGGCAGTTCGGCAGGTGGCCACTTGGTCGCCTTGCTCGGTACCTCTGGCGGAACCAAGGAACTTGAGGGTGACGGCGGGTGGGAAGATCAATCCAGCTCCGTTCAAGCCGTCGTCGACTTTTTCGGCCCCACAGACTTTAAGCTCTTCGTAACCGCCAAAGGGTATGAACGCCACAACCAAGAAGGTTCACCAGAGTCTCGGTTGCTCGGCGGCGGTGAAGTGTTGCCCAACACTGAAGGCATCAAACGCGTCAATCCGATCACTTATCTCGACAAGGACGATCCTCCGTACTTGATCATTCACGGAACCAAGGATGGAACCGTCCCGCCAAATCAAAGTGAAGCCTTACATGAAGCGTTGGACAAAGCCGGCGTTGCAAACAAGCTTCACTTGATTGACGGTGCCGGGCATGGAGGCCCTCAATTTGCCACTCCCGAAGTCAACCGAATGGTCCAAGACTTCTTAATCAAAACGATCGGCAAACCTCAATCGAAGTAG